The sequence TTGGGACGACCATTCGTGTGGGTGGCGATGAATTTTTAGCCATTGTTCGCAGTGAACATGTGGCTGACGTGAAGAACGCTGTAAAAAAAATGATGGAACTTCAAAAAGCCAGTAGCGTCAATTTGCCGGTTCCCTTGGAAGTTGCCTATGGCATCGCCTTCAAACATGAGTTTTTGGAGTATTCTTTCAGTGTCGCCGAAGAACAGCGCATTGACGCCGAAAAGGTCTATCATTTGGCAGATGAGCGCATGTACGCCATGAAATCGTCCATGAAGTCGAAGTCGGCTCGGAAAGAATAATTTTTTGATATTTTCTTTCGTCTATTGTTTCTTGTTTTGAGTCTTTAATATATATTAAAGACATGCTAGACTTTAATGTGTTTTACCGTTTGGCGGCTGCGATTGGCATAGGCCTGATTATTGGCCTGCAGCGCGAACACACTTACTACGACCAGTCGGATAGGCATCCGGCCGGTGTTCGTACGTTTACCCTTGTGGGGCTCGCGGGGGCCATGGCGGCACTGCTTTCGGACCAGATGGGCGGTGTGGCGCCTTTTATTACCGGATTTGTTGTTGTGGGCATGCTTTTAATGGCCATGCACGTGTCTTTTGCGATTGGTCACCGTAGGCAGGATGATTCTACTGGGGGACATTTGCCTGGTGGTGACGGTATTACAACCAGTGTCGCGGTAGTGATCGTGTATTTGCTGGGCGGCATTTGTTGGTATGGCCGTTTGCTAGAATCATGCGTGATTGTGGTGGTGATTCTTTGGGTGCTTTCGGCGAAGGAACAGCTGCATACTTTTGCGCAGCGCCTCTCTAAAGAAGACATTATTGCCATTGTGAAATTCGCGGTGATTACGGCGTTGGTGCTGCCGTTCCTTCCGAACAATTCTTATGGCCCGCCGGGACTTGAAGTCTTGAATCCGCGGTCGATTTGGATTTTTGTGGTGTTCATTTCGGGCATCGGTTTTGTGGGCTACGGTCTGATTAAGCTTGTGGGGCCTGGCAAAGGCATTTGGCTTACGGGCTTGCTCGGCGGCCTTGCCAGCAGTACGGCGCTGACCTTGAATTTGGCAGGGCGCAGCCGTGAAAACGAGGCTTACGCTTCGGACTTTACGCTCGGAATTGTGCTGAGCTGGGCGGTGATGTATGCTCGTCTTTATTTGATTTGCGTTTTCTTGAGTAGCTCTTTGGCTGGCCCCCTTGCGCTGCCGCTGCTATTGCCTGTGGTGCCGGCGCTGGGCTATGCGCTTTACCTCAAGCTGAAGGAATTCCGCAATCACCAGCAGAAATCGGCTGATTTTACGAACCCCTTCAAACTGTTGCCTGCGATCAAGTTTGGCGTCATCTTTACCTGTGTGATGTTCGTGGCCAATGCGGCTCGCGTTTACCTGGGCTCGGGGGCGTTGCTCGCTTGTAGCTTCTTGGGCGGTGCCGCTGAAATGGATGCGGTGGCGTTCTCGGTGATTGACATGAACTTGAAATCGGGACTACCGGTGCGTGAACTGGTGCTGGCGCTTTTGTTTGCTAGCCTTGCCAATACGATCACGAAGGGTGGCTTGGTATTTTTCTTGGGTGCAAAATCAATGCGTCGTCCGATATTGCCTGCTGTCATCTTGATTTGCCTTGTGACTGCTGGGTTGATCGGGTATTATGCGTTCTTATAAAAAAGGATAGGGTATGGGTGAAAAAATGATTCACGCTTTGACGGTGGCGGGCTTTGACGGTTCTGCCGGAGCAGGCTTTATCTCGGACATCAAGACGATGGCGCATTTTGGCGTCTACGGGCAGGCGGTCTGTACGGCGCTCACTCAACAGAACGAAGAAGAATTTGTTGCCCCTGGCTGGGTCATTTGGGACCGCATCGAGGCTCAGCTCGAAACACTCTTTAAAAAACATAAGTTCAAGTACGTGAAAATCGGCCTTGTTGAAAAGGCGCGTACTTTGAAGCGTATTGTGGAATTTGTCCGTGAAAAGTCTCCGGATGCATTCATCGTGTGGGATCCGATTGCAAGTGCGAGTGCTGGTTTCCACTTTATGCGCGATGCCGAAAAGTTCTTGCCGATTATGAAGTCCATTGACTTGGTGACGCCGAACCAAGATGAATTCGCGTACTTGGGCTTGGGCCTTGCGGAATCCCGCGGTCAAATTAAGATGGGCCGCGACTTTGCCGTGTTACTGAAGGGTGGCCACGCTCGCGGCAAGGAATCGATTGATACCTTGTGGTATAACGAAGAACAGTTCAAGTTTATCAGTCCGAGGTTCCCCGGTAAAGGCAAGCACGGCACCGGCTGCGTGCTCAGTTCCGCAATCCTTGCGAACGTTGCGCTTGGCAAAGACGTTCCCACCGCCTGCGAAATCGCGAAGAACTACATGAACGAATACCTGCAAACTGGCGAAGGCCGCCTCGGGTTCTTGGTTTAGATTTCCCCTTTACAAAAAAAAGGCACTCGATAGAGTGCCTTAAAATTTTTATGAATTTCTCCGTGCCGAAGGCACTCATTAACAAACGAATGTTTGTTAATGCAGGGAGGGTTTTAGGGAGGGGGAAAGGATTTCCTCCTCCCTAGTCATTAATCTTCTTCTGCAGGGCGCTTGGAGAGCTGCTTACGCTTGATCGGGTCGAGCTCGGTCTTGCGGAGGCGCAGCACTTCCGGCGTGACTTCGATGCATTCGTCTTCGTTGATGAAGGTGACGCATTCTTCCAAAGTCAGGCGGCGGTACGGAGTCAGCTGAATCATGTCGTCGGCAGACTTGGAACGCATGTTGGTAAGGTGCTTACCCTTGGTCACGTTCACGATGATGTCGACGTCGCGGTTGTGTTCACCCACGATCATGCCCGGATAAACTTCGGCACCCGGTCCGATGATGAGGTAGCCGCGGTCTTCCAGGTTGGAAAGGGCATAGCTTGCGGCTTCGCCCGGTTCCTTCGCAATGAGCACGCCGTTCACGCGGGCCGGAATTTCGCCCTTGTACGGTTCGTAGTCCTTGAAGATGGACTGGCTGATGGCGTAACCCTTGGAAAGGGACAACAGCTTCGGGCGGATACCGATAAGGCCACGGCTCGGAACGAGGTATTCGAGAGTGACGCGGTCGTTTTCGTCGGTGGTCATGTTGACCATTTCGCCCTTACGGGTGTTGATTTCCTGGATGCAGGCGCCGCTGAATTCGTTCGGCACTTCGACCTTGAATTCTTCGATCGGTTCCAGAAGCTTGCCGTTTTCGTCGGTCTTGAAAATCACCTGCGGACTCCCGATGGTGAATTCATAGAGTTCACGACGCATGTTTTCGACGAGGATGGTCAAGTGGAGAATGCCACGGCCAGACACCTTGAAGGTAGAAGCGCCGTCGACCTTTTCGACGAGGAGGGCGGGGTCTGCCATGTGGGCGCGTTCCAGACGTTCCTGGAGCTGGTTACCCGTCATGAACTTTCCGCCGTACTTACCGGCCAGGGGCGAGGTGTTCACGGTGAAGAGCATGGAGATGGTCGGCGGGTCAATATGGATGCGGGGGAGGTGCACCGGATTGTTCGTCGAAGAAAGGGTGTCACCAATGTCGAAGTTGTCGAGACCGGCAATCAAGATGATGTCGCCCGGACCGGCTTCTTCGATGGGCTGCGGGGTCAGGCCTTCGTAGCGCAGAATCTTCTGGATACGGATGTTCTTGACCTTGCCGTCGGTCATAGCCTGGGCAACGGTCATGTTCGGCTTGAAGGTACCCTGCTGCACGCGGCCCACGGCCAAACGGCCAAGGAAGCCCGAGTATTCGAGGGAGGCAATCTGCAGAAGCGGTTCTGCATTCGGATCGCCCTTCGGGGCCGGGATGCGTTCGATAATCTTGTCCATCAAAATGTGGAAGTCGCCATCGGGGTCTTCCATTTCGGCCTTGCAGATGCCCTTACGGCCAGAACCGAACACCTTGTCGAAGTCCAGCTGCTGTTCGTTGGCGTCAAGTTCGCAGAACAAGTCGAACACCTTGTCGAGAGCGGCGTGCGGGTTGCAGCCGTCACGGTCGATCTTGTTCACGACCACGATAGGAATAAGTCCCATTTCAAGGGCCTTCTGGGTCACGAAGCGGGTCTGAGCCATGGGGCCTTCGAAGGCGTCCACCACCAGAATCACGCCATCCACCGTGCCGAGCACGCGTTCCACCTGGCCACCGAAGTCGGCGTGCCCCGGGGTATCGACGATGTTCACGCGATAGCCCTTGTACATGACGCTCGTGTTCTTGGAAAGGATGGTGATGCCGCGTTCACGTTCCAGGTTGTCGGAGTCCATCACGCGTTCGTTCACTTCTTCGTTTTCGTGGAAGGTTCCGCACTGCTTGAGGAGCTGGTCCACCAGGGTAGTCTTACCGTGGTCAACGTGGGCGATAATGGCGACGTTTCTGATTTTAGATGTATCCATAATGGCTCTTTTGATTGACGTTTATTTTTGCGCGCAAATTTAGAAATTATAGCCGATTATGGCAATGTTTTTGGGGCAAGTTTACTATATTTGGGCTACTATGGCAAAAGAATTCGACAATTTTGATGACGAAGAAATGGACGAAGCTGCCCTCGAGAAGTTTGAATCCGAGGACTCCCTTGCCCAGACCCCCCAGGTTCGCGACTATAGCGACCGCCGTATCCTGATTTGGGAAGAAGATGATTCGCACCGCGAAGCTTGCCTTACCGTGCTGACCGACCTTTTGGTGGGTGCTACCATCAAGGCCGTAAAGACCGAGGCAGAAGCCCAGGAACAGCTTGAAAACGACGACTGGGATACTTTCGTTGTCGACTTCTACACCGAAGGCGTTTCCGCAAGCGACTTCATCAAGAGCGCGAACAATTATCCGGGTTCTATCCTGGTGGCCCTGAACATGGGTCCGCTGACTCTTGCTGAAGAACGTGATCCGTCCCGCACCGAATTGCTTCGTAGGCTTTTCGACGTGGAACGGGCCAATACGCAGATTCACGCTTAATTACAGAAATACAGTTCGCCCGGAGTCGGTGCGTCAAGGCACCAAGACGAGGAATCCGAACGCACTTTCCAGCGGTCAATGTTCAGTTGGCCGCTTTGATTGTATTTGCCGCTACCCAGAGCCGGAACGACGTTGGTGTGCAGCGAGTCGGGGGCGCTTGCGTAGTACAGGGAATCTAGGGTGATTCCGTCGCATTGCAAGATAATGCTCCCTTTGCTGTTGGTCATGTCGCTCCAACCGTCGGTGTTCACGTGTTCTGCCGGAGTCTTTTCGGAAACGGCATCGCCCAAGACCAGGGCTGCTCCCGGCAGGATTTCGCTTGCGGTGAGAGCGTAACGCTTGAGGGCGTTGGAACTGGTGATGCCCAGAACGCAGTCGTCCAGGAGCAGGGTGTCGATGCTTCCGTTGTAGATTTCAACGAATTCATACTGAGTGCTATCCTTGGCGTTGGGGGCGGAGTAGTATTCCGTAATCAGCAGGTCGTCGGCCTTTGGCTTACGGAATCCGGCTCGCAGGGGCAGCGTGATTTCGACATGACGCTCCTCTGCGGTTTGGATGCCTAGAGCTACTTTACTCCGGAGGGAGTTCAAGGTCAGGTTGGGTACCGGGCTGTCTTCGGTGAGCAGGAACTTGTCACTTAAGCTGTAGATGGCGTTCCCGTCGGAGTCAAAGAGAGAAATCTGCACATCGTATTCGACGCCGAGCTTCAGCATGTCGCTTTTGAAGTAGATTTTCCCAGTAGATTCCACCATGGGAATTTCGTAGCGGTCGCTTTCCGAAGTGAGAATCATGGTACCGCTGGCGATACCGCTTTCGTTCTTTAGCCCCGTAGGAACTTCCACTAGCACGAACCCTACGATGGGGTGCATCTGGATGGAAAGATTCTCGATGGAACCGGCTTCCAGCTTGGTCGACAGTTCGCCCACCTGCATCAGGGCCCCGTTGGCATAGATTTCAGCCTTGAAGGACCAGTTGTCGCTAGGGAACAGGTCCATGTTAAAGAGGGCGCTGTCGGCGGAGCGTACGTAGTGGAGCGTGTCCGCTCCGTAGCAGTCCAGCACCAGGCTGTCTAACAGCGGGGGAGTGCTGTATTGCAGCTTGAGCGCGACGGATGCGTGTTCTGCACCACTGATGGTGGCGCTGGTTTCGTGGGTTTCGCTGCCACAGTTCCAGAGGGCTAAGGCACAAAGGATAGATGTGGCCATGGTTGCGTGTTTTGTTCTAATAGGACTCATATTACCTCCATTTGGTTGAGTGGTCCTATTTATTAACACGCTAAAATTGAAAAAACGGTTCAAAATTTAGAGCTTTAGAGCCTTTTGTCCGTTTTGTTTGCGGTTTCCTTGCAATTTGGTGGCGCAGGCTTTGTCTTGGCGCAGGATTTTGACCAGGGCGCTGGGGGTCAGGTTGAATGCCGCCGCTGCCGCCTTGGTGTCGCCGTTTTTGGTCGCCATGATGTCGAAAACGTGGGCGACGAACAATGGGAACAAGGGATTGGAGGGTTGCAGGTGGCCGTTACTGCCCGGGAAGGGCATCTCGGGGTTGGCGGGGGTTTCGCGAACCTGCAAGGCCAGGGCCATTTGCATTCGGTGTAGCGCATGGACCTTGTTTTCGTGAGCGCTCCTGCCTTCGCACGATTTGATTTCTAAATTGAAATCCCGTAAACCGAGCAGAACGCCCGTGTTGGTCTTGTTGCGGTGCTGACCGCCGGGGCCCGACCCTTGAAAACCCTTGAGGGTGCAAGCGCGGAGCAGTTCGTCCAGCGTCATTTTTAAATAGGTATCGCGATGCATACTCTTAAAAATACATTTGTTGTGGCCCTTGCGATAGGGCTTGGTGTAATCTTTTCGGCCTGTGCGGGTTCTTCGAATGCAAAAGATACGAACGATCCGCGCAACGAATCCCTGGTGGACGCCACTCTTGGCGAATCGGCAGAAATCAAGAACGAAAAGGTGGAACACCGCGAATACGACAAGCAGGCCATGCTCGAATCCATGTTCCAGAATCTCCTGAACGCTATTCACGAAGATACGCCTGCCGACGATCTTTATGCCATGCTGACCGATTCTTCGGAATACTGGCTCGACACGTTGGAAAATCATGCGAGAACGTACAGACCCGAGGATTTGGATACTTGCCAGTTCTACGAAATCTATTCGATTCTGCTTTACCGCCTTTACGAACGCGAACACCTGTGGCAGGTTCCCGAAGACCGCATGCTGTGGCTCTATATGTCGAAGGCGGGAATCATGCATAACTTTACCAAGCTGAAATTGGGACCCATGAAAATCAAGAATGACCGCGGAAGCATCGGACTTGAACAGAGCCCCGAAGTGCCGATCATGATTTTTGAATGGGACGATAAGTCCTGGAAACTGGACCTGGTCGAAACGGTGCCCCTGATTACCAAGGGTATCGAGGCGACGGCCGTCAAGAAGAGCTGGACCAACAAGAAACTGGCACTCTACTGGCTGGACCGCGAATACCACATGACCTATTCTAGGCTGGACGATTCTCTTTGCGAACCGATCGGGTTCTAATAAATGCGGATGAAACATTTTAAGTTTTTTGCTGTCTTGTTGATGTCTGCGGTCTGCTTATGGGCCGCACCCAAGGGTAAGCCTTATACGGCCGGTTCTGCAAAGGTCGTTGGCGCTGTCGAATCCAAGAAGCCGTTTAGTGGCGAACGCCTTTTTGCGACGCTGGATTCCGTAGGCGGTACGGGCACCTGGATGGAATGGGACGTGAACGGTGTCAAGGACCCGTCGCTGATGGGGGTTCTGGAACCTATGCTGAAAGGCACCAACAAGCCTGAAATGGTGTGGGTGATTACGGAACGCGCAAAGCCTTTGGCTGCGGTACTTTTGCCCAAGGGAAATGGCGAGACGATTCTGTTCTACGAGCTGCAATCCCTTGATGCAAAACCGGAACCGCTGGCGATCAATCCGGTTCTTCGCCCCGACGTAGTTCTCAGGGATTACAGACAAATTTCTGAAACGGAATATGCTCACCGCGACAAGGACAACCTGAAGGTGAAACTGCTTCCGTCGGGAATGATTTTCTCTTACGACAAGAAGGGCGACGAACCCCTTTACATGGTAAAGGATTACGCTTCGAGGACTCTTGACGAAAAGGCTTCGATTCTGACGGATTATGAAGACTATTTCAAGTATGAATATTCCTTGATGCTTAGGGCCTTTGTGCAGTCGGTTCGTGGTGTGTTCAATTGGCAGCCGTGGCATTGGTACATGCCTGCCTGGAATTCCAAATGGATGCTGAAACGCTCCGAGCTGGAGGCGATTCTTGTACGTGGCGTTGCCCCCTCGTTTTTCAAGCTTTTCAAGGCTACGACGGCAGCCGGAGAAACCATTGAATTCCGCACGAACGGAAATGGCTATTCGGAATTGGAAATTCGCCGCTAAAAAGTAAATCTGGGCTCCCGCTATTTGCTATTTTAGTAGCGTGAAGCCCAAAGTACTTATAACTCTGTTTGTGGCCTTGGGGGCAATTTGTTCTTTTGCCCGCGTGGTCGAGGATTCCAAGAACCGATTTGTCTTGGACGATAATGTTATTGAATCCAACATTCATGAATGTTTGGATCCTAGTGACCGTGGCGGAGTTTTCCTGCCTGAAAACGCTGCCTACTTGGATGGCAATGCGGTTCCTTTCCGCCATTACTATGTCGCTGTTCCGTCGAATCAGAAGCCATCTGTTTCTGTGACTGATTCTAAATTGGTTCCTCTGGGAAAGGCTCTTTGTAAGGGCGGCCCTGGTGGAACTTCGGATTCCTTGCGCATTTTGCCGGTGAATGTTTCTGAACCGTTCTTGCGCGATGGACTCTGGATAACCGATATCCGCGTTCCCCTTTATGTCAAGAATGGTTCCTCTGTTTCTCTCCGCAAGAATTTCCGCTTGAATGTCCAGTTCAACGGTTCCGTAAGCGGGGTCAATCCGGGCAAGCGTGCTCTTTCCAAGGTGGCAAACCCTGTAGCGGCTTCCCGTTTTGGAACGTCTAGGGCCAAGTCTATGAAGGCTTTGCGCAAGGAAGCGGACGCCGGTTTGGGCGATGTTTCGTTCCTGGCTAGACTCCAGGTGGGTGACAAGGGCGACAGGAGCATGGCCTCTTTCAGCGAAGATGGCTTGTATGCGGTTCCCTTTAGCGCAATCCGTAATTCGCTTGTGCTGTTGCAGCGTCAAAATGCCATCGATGGTATTCCTGTAGAAAGAATTTGCCTTTATGGTGCGTCGCCCGATACCTTGGCGGATATGGGTCCTGGTATAGAAGAACGCAAGCCGAACCAGATTTTTGAAATTCCCATCGAAGTCCGTGACCATACTCCTGGAGGCAGTACTCCCGATGGCATCTTTAATGATGGCGACTCCATTATTTTTGTCGGCTATGGCAGTGGATTCTGGAAACGTTGCGACCGTGAAGATCCGATGTTCGTGAATGGAAAAATGGATTATTTCCATTCCTATTCTCCGTATTCCTTTTACCAGAAATTCCTGTTCGGCTATAAAAATTCCGGCAAGGGACTCCGCCTGAGTCAAAAGGTGGCGGCTCCTTCGGCGAATGGAAAAGATGTTGCCTGGTTGCGCTATGTCCGTGCCGAAAAAGATGCTCTCTTGCGTGACACCTACTTTGGAAAGGAACTGGACTGGGAAAGAGCGACCGGTAAGGAATGGTTCTGGAAATGGCATGGCCGTTTTGAAACCACCCGTGTCACGTTTTCCAATGACGAAATCAGGGAAATCGTTGACTTGCCTGGCATGGTGGAGGGAGGCAAGCAGTATGTTGCAACGAGCTATTTCCCGCACCGTTCCCTGTGGGCTAATTCGGCAGTCCAGGGCTTCGATCAGGTGGCAAACCTGACGCTTTCGAGTGGCAACTATAAAAAACGCATGGATTCTATTGTCTTTGCTTTGGAAGTGAATGGCCTTCGCGCAGAACGCTATGAGATGGAGCTTATTCCGGGCGGTAATCTCCGCATGGATAATCCGGGGCTTTTGATGCAGGGCAACCAGTATGTTCTTGAAATGCTGCCTAACAACAGACAGTTTGACCGCTTTGACGGCTTTACGGTTGCTTACCAGTGGAACCCTGTGGTTGATTCCGCAGAATGGCTCTTGCCCGGCGGAGCTGTTTCGGGTGTGATCAATGTTCCTGTTCCGGCGCAGACTCAGGTCCTGAAATTCTCGAACCTGAAACCGGTTGGCTTCTTGGCGGCGTCGGGAACGGTGGCGAAGGATAGCATTCCTGCCGGCGAAGATGTAAGGTACTTGGCTGTCCGCGAGAACGTGTACCGTTCGGGACTGAAGGTCGAAGGCATTCCTGATTATGGCGATGGCGTTCTGAAGGATCTTTCGAAGCCCAATTCGAAATTGGAATACTTGATTATCACGCCTACTGAATTTCTGGAACCTGCAAAGGCCTTGGCCGAGTTCCGCAATGACGAATCTTCTGTGAAGGCGATTCCGACTTCGGTGGTGACTCTTGAAGATATTTATGACCACTATACGGGTGGACGTTTGTCGCCGGTGGCAGTTCGCAACTACATTTCTTACGTTTATTCTGTATGCCCGAACTTCCGCTACGTTTTGCTTGTGGGCGCAGGCAATTTTGACTATCGCGGCTTTGACAGCAAGTTGTCGAAATCTTATTTCCCGCCTTTCGAAAAAGAAGACGCTGTGGTCGAAGACTTCTTTGGCGTACTCGATTCCGGAGAAGCGGTGATGTACGGCCGTTATGATTTGGATGTCTCGGTGGGTAGACTTCCGGTTTCTTCGGTGACGGAATTTGCCAACTACATCGAAAAGGCGAAGGATTACGAAAAGAAAGGTGTCATGGACTATTCGGATTGGCGCTCCACCTTGTTGCATGCGGCCGATGACGCTCGAAATAGCGGCATGGACGATATGACGAAGCATACGTGGTACCAGGAATCCGTAGTGAAGGCTCTTGATCAAATGGCCATTTCCAAACAGGAACGCTGGAGTTTCAAGAAGGTCTATTTGCTGGATTATCCGGAAGATGCGGCAAGCCAGAAGAAGGGGGCCGCTGATGACTTCATCAATATTTTGAATCAAGGCGCCCTGTTTACGACTTACTTTGGACACGGTTCCAAGACGGATTGGGCTAGTGAAGGGCTTTTGAAACCGAGCTACATTCCCAAGCTTTCGAATAAGGGCCGTTATACCATTTTGGGATCCTTCTCTTGTACGGTCGGTCGTTTTGACGAAGGTACAAGCCGTTCGCTTTCCGAAGAATTCCTGGTGGCTCCTAATGCGGGTTCTATTGTTTCTATTGGTGCGACTCGCGAAACCTTTGCCGATTATAATTCGAATTTCGGAAAGAGTATCCTGATGAACGCCTTGATGGAAAATGGCGAAACCATTGGCATGGCTGTTCTTAAGACGAAGCGTTCCGTTGGCCTGGACTACGATAGGCAACGCTATAACAATGAACGTTACGTCCTTTTAGGTGAACCGGTGATTCGCATGCCCAGCAGTGATTTCAAGATATCGCTGGATACGCCCCTTGACTCTATCAAGGGTCTGGATCGTATGGCGTTGTCCGGTACTGTAGAAGGCATGGATGACGGCTATATTGATTTGGTGTTGCGTGAAGGTCGTATCTAT is a genomic window of Fibrobacter sp. UWT2 containing:
- a CDS encoding MgtC/SapB family protein; this encodes MLDFNVFYRLAAAIGIGLIIGLQREHTYYDQSDRHPAGVRTFTLVGLAGAMAALLSDQMGGVAPFITGFVVVGMLLMAMHVSFAIGHRRQDDSTGGHLPGGDGITTSVAVVIVYLLGGICWYGRLLESCVIVVVILWVLSAKEQLHTFAQRLSKEDIIAIVKFAVITALVLPFLPNNSYGPPGLEVLNPRSIWIFVVFISGIGFVGYGLIKLVGPGKGIWLTGLLGGLASSTALTLNLAGRSRENEAYASDFTLGIVLSWAVMYARLYLICVFLSSSLAGPLALPLLLPVVPALGYALYLKLKEFRNHQQKSADFTNPFKLLPAIKFGVIFTCVMFVANAARVYLGSGALLACSFLGGAAEMDAVAFSVIDMNLKSGLPVRELVLALLFASLANTITKGGLVFFLGAKSMRRPILPAVILICLVTAGLIGYYAFL
- a CDS encoding hydroxymethylpyrimidine/phosphomethylpyrimidine kinase, translated to MGEKMIHALTVAGFDGSAGAGFISDIKTMAHFGVYGQAVCTALTQQNEEEFVAPGWVIWDRIEAQLETLFKKHKFKYVKIGLVEKARTLKRIVEFVREKSPDAFIVWDPIASASAGFHFMRDAEKFLPIMKSIDLVTPNQDEFAYLGLGLAESRGQIKMGRDFAVLLKGGHARGKESIDTLWYNEEQFKFISPRFPGKGKHGTGCVLSSAILANVALGKDVPTACEIAKNYMNEYLQTGEGRLGFLV
- the typA gene encoding translational GTPase TypA, with the translated sequence MDTSKIRNVAIIAHVDHGKTTLVDQLLKQCGTFHENEEVNERVMDSDNLERERGITILSKNTSVMYKGYRVNIVDTPGHADFGGQVERVLGTVDGVILVVDAFEGPMAQTRFVTQKALEMGLIPIVVVNKIDRDGCNPHAALDKVFDLFCELDANEQQLDFDKVFGSGRKGICKAEMEDPDGDFHILMDKIIERIPAPKGDPNAEPLLQIASLEYSGFLGRLAVGRVQQGTFKPNMTVAQAMTDGKVKNIRIQKILRYEGLTPQPIEEAGPGDIILIAGLDNFDIGDTLSSTNNPVHLPRIHIDPPTISMLFTVNTSPLAGKYGGKFMTGNQLQERLERAHMADPALLVEKVDGASTFKVSGRGILHLTILVENMRRELYEFTIGSPQVIFKTDENGKLLEPIEEFKVEVPNEFSGACIQEINTRKGEMVNMTTDENDRVTLEYLVPSRGLIGIRPKLLSLSKGYAISQSIFKDYEPYKGEIPARVNGVLIAKEPGEAASYALSNLEDRGYLIIGPGAEVYPGMIVGEHNRDVDIIVNVTKGKHLTNMRSKSADDMIQLTPYRRLTLEECVTFINEDECIEVTPEVLRLRKTELDPIKRKQLSKRPAEED
- a CDS encoding peptide chain release factor-like protein translates to MHRDTYLKMTLDELLRACTLKGFQGSGPGGQHRNKTNTGVLLGLRDFNLEIKSCEGRSAHENKVHALHRMQMALALQVRETPANPEMPFPGSNGHLQPSNPLFPLFVAHVFDIMATKNGDTKAAAAAFNLTPSALVKILRQDKACATKLQGNRKQNGQKALKL
- a CDS encoding C25 family cysteine peptidase, which gives rise to MKPKVLITLFVALGAICSFARVVEDSKNRFVLDDNVIESNIHECLDPSDRGGVFLPENAAYLDGNAVPFRHYYVAVPSNQKPSVSVTDSKLVPLGKALCKGGPGGTSDSLRILPVNVSEPFLRDGLWITDIRVPLYVKNGSSVSLRKNFRLNVQFNGSVSGVNPGKRALSKVANPVAASRFGTSRAKSMKALRKEADAGLGDVSFLARLQVGDKGDRSMASFSEDGLYAVPFSAIRNSLVLLQRQNAIDGIPVERICLYGASPDTLADMGPGIEERKPNQIFEIPIEVRDHTPGGSTPDGIFNDGDSIIFVGYGSGFWKRCDREDPMFVNGKMDYFHSYSPYSFYQKFLFGYKNSGKGLRLSQKVAAPSANGKDVAWLRYVRAEKDALLRDTYFGKELDWERATGKEWFWKWHGRFETTRVTFSNDEIREIVDLPGMVEGGKQYVATSYFPHRSLWANSAVQGFDQVANLTLSSGNYKKRMDSIVFALEVNGLRAERYEMELIPGGNLRMDNPGLLMQGNQYVLEMLPNNRQFDRFDGFTVAYQWNPVVDSAEWLLPGGAVSGVINVPVPAQTQVLKFSNLKPVGFLAASGTVAKDSIPAGEDVRYLAVRENVYRSGLKVEGIPDYGDGVLKDLSKPNSKLEYLIITPTEFLEPAKALAEFRNDESSVKAIPTSVVTLEDIYDHYTGGRLSPVAVRNYISYVYSVCPNFRYVLLVGAGNFDYRGFDSKLSKSYFPPFEKEDAVVEDFFGVLDSGEAVMYGRYDLDVSVGRLPVSSVTEFANYIEKAKDYEKKGVMDYSDWRSTLLHAADDARNSGMDDMTKHTWYQESVVKALDQMAISKQERWSFKKVYLLDYPEDAASQKKGAADDFINILNQGALFTTYFGHGSKTDWASEGLLKPSYIPKLSNKGRYTILGSFSCTVGRFDEGTSRSLSEEFLVAPNAGSIVSIGATRETFADYNSNFGKSILMNALMENGETIGMAVLKTKRSVGLDYDRQRYNNERYVLLGEPVIRMPSSDFKISLDTPLDSIKGLDRMALSGTVEGMDDGYIDLVLREGRIYKRMSLEVNNDSLDVFYDGGLIYSEKIPVKNGKFSTNFVTPRKISIGDTTAEFSAWAYSTNESSVGRSWLRNLVISGISDYADSLNDTLPPTIQIQPCYGGVATNFADGETVKMQSPACLQVIVEDSTAIDYREHADEGIAFEIEGVQDPFHPWPYLEQTSKRAKLRMNFTSEQYPAGKYVFKVFAKDVLDNVSTKTLNVEITDDMEAGLADVFNVPNPMGKKGTTFYFKNLTPDNRTSKVDIFIYNQNGKLVKVIKDAVSGVTHWNGRDNHGRPLANGLYHYVVRSTVAASGDFGKKTWTKKQKLLISR